The following nucleotide sequence is from Malania oleifera isolate guangnan ecotype guangnan chromosome 4, ASM2987363v1, whole genome shotgun sequence.
TGTAACTGTGATGCCCTGTTATGATAAGAAGCTTGAGGCTGCCAGGGATGACTTTGCATTTCCAGTGGAATCTCATGGTGAACATCAAATAATTATAGAGGTCGATTCAGTTTTGACATCTGGAGAAGTTCTAGAATTGATACAGgtaattctaaattaattctaTGGGAATTCTCATTCTAAAAGttcttctgtttctattttagaGGATTCCATAACCACTCTTTAGTGTAAAATTTTTGTTATTTCTTTCTGGTAGATGTGATAATAACTAGAACTTTGTATTTTATCTTTTTCAATTGATTTTTCAGCTAAAAGCAGTGGATTTTAACACCTTGGAAGAGTCTCCTCTTGATAAATTGTAAGAACATAATTATTAAACCAAATATTTTTCTGTGTTCCATATATTTTCTTTAGATAAATAGAATCTATGGTGGTCTTCCTGCAGGCTAACAAATGTTAATGAAGAAGGGCATCTTTATGGGGTCCAAGGAAGCTCAGGAGGTTATGCAGAAACAGTTTTTCGCAATGCAGCTAAAGCTCTTTTTGGGAGAGAAATTAAAGGCCCTTTAAACTTTAAAACCATAAGGAATTCAGACTTCCGTGAAGTGACTCTGGAAGTAAGATCCCTTATTTTCTTCATGTGTTCATATCAAACACTAAGAATTTCAGCCAATGGATTTGCAATtttgattatgatctgttgaaGATTGGCATTGTAATTTTTTATCCAGCTGGATGgccattttttctttttggtggTCCAGCTTTTGTCTACCAAATTTGCTTTTGTCTTCCAAATCTTCCAACATGCGGAAAATAAGTGTTCCACTTCCTGTTTATGgtagttttttattttatatgtatCTTGATCATCTTTGTTTACTGACCAACAGATAGTTTACCCTCTCATCAGTATATTTGTTCCAGTCAAAGTATTACTATCAATGTCACCTCATGCTATGAACTAAAAGAACACCAGTCAGCAAACTGTATTGCATGTGTCTGCGTAATCttctttgtattatatcatgtagATCGCTCTTCCAATGCAGGTGGAGGGGGAAACTGTATTGAAGTTTGGACTGTGTTATGGATTCCGGAACCTTCAGAACATTGTGCGGAAAATCAAAATTGGAAAATGTGATTATCATTTTCTAGAGGTCATGGCATGCCCTTCAGGTGATTGTCATTTCCCCCCTTTTATAATTTGATTTACTTTAGATCTTTGTCTTGAACTTTAGGGCAATAATTCTGCTGGTCTTGGTAGATTGGATGTTGAGAAGGGCTAACTGCACACCTTCTGATGAGCAGGTTGCCTGAATGGTGGTGGTCAGATCAAACCGAAGCCAGGACAGTCTGCCAAGGATTTAATTCAATTGTTAGAAGCTGTTTATACAGAACATGTGAGTGTCCGCCTGTCTGGCTATGGATTCAATTTTCTCTTCCACTCAATTaagcgtctctctctctctctctctctctctctgtaccTTGACTTGCAGATTAGAACATTATTGGGAGATGACTATCATTTGAATTCTTATAGAAAGAAATTATTAGAAATAATAGAATGAATCCACGCACATTTATATTTGTCGAAACACTGGACTGCCATCGTGACTATCATTGTTGCACAATCTCAGGTTTTGGTAGCTAATCCTTTTGAGAATCCCCTTGTAAAGAGTTTATACAATGAGTGGCTCGAGGAACCTGGTTCTGAGAAAGCTAAAAGATATATGCACACAGAATATCATCCCATCATAAAAAGCATTACTGCTCAGTTGCACAACTGGTGAGACACTCTTCCCGTATCAGCTTCGGATTCCTGCCGCATGGTGTACTACAATGGATCTCCTCTTGGATGCACAACCGAATCCCCCCAAAATTTCTCTTTCATTGATCTCAATCTCAATGCCCTAAGAGTTTTAGCATGGGTTGAATTGCAGAAGACTCCAATTTTGATAAGTGGAAAAAGGGATCATTCATGTGCATAAATATTCATATGGTTCTCTCTTTTGTCATGTATATATTGTAGGCTGAACCTAGCCTTCTGTTACTCAAAAGTGATATACATATGCAGTTTaacatttattttctttattttttttggggcACCCCTGCGTGTAGGGGTgacttaatttctcaattttgtatgatctaACAGCCTCCTCTTAAGGTCTTTCCTGTACCCTCAATAAAGGCAAAACGTTAGAAATTCAGATGGGATTAGTGCTGCCCTGCTGGATACTATATGTTTTACTCAATTAAATATATTGATTTCACAGAGATTGTCTTCTCTGTGCGTGTATTAATTTGAGAAATGCAGCTTTATTTTTCACTTTGTAAAAACAAGCAGGCATCCTTCCAAGATGTTGTGTTGATTTTTTGCTATCCTAAGTTATCGTTATAGATGCATTAgtcaaataaaaaaatcaataagaAATTCTATTTTATGATTAGTTTGTGGCCatttatatttaataaatcaaTATCTACAGTTAGTAATCAATTTGTAACTATATACAAAACTTTCTTTTGTATTTCATTTGTAGCTCTCAAAAACATCACtgctgaaataaaaaaaataatcaactaaattacaaataaattaatataaaaaatagagAACTGATTAAATTTATGacaatatgagagagagagagagagagagagagagagagagagagagatggtttGTTTAGCTGTgaaaactattttttattttttacatttttagtttttcaaaaatttaaaaatatctaCTTTTAGTTTTTgaagattcatattaaaaagatagaaaaataaagtaTTGGttaagcaaaaataattttttattttttatttttacattttcagaataattacaaaaaaaaaaaaaaagacaattcaTTTTTTGCAAAAATTAATATAAGGTGGCATATAGGGTTAAAAATTTTGGGGGTtttatttggatttgtgtggattttgaaaaaaccaaaaaatctaTAAAATTTGATGCCATTTTTGtcataatccacacaaattaaaaCTTAAGatcaaatttcatatttcaaatgCAGAAGAATCTAGAAAAACAATAGGATGCTTTTtaactttttatgtatattttgaaaattaaaaataaggttatatttttgtaattatttgaaaaattagaaatgaaaaataaagttaTTTCCACGGGAAAATAGTATCAAAACCATTTATTGttcatttttatacaaatattgttaattaaaaaaatagcttgctttttaataattttaaaaaaaactatattaaaaaataaaaattattttctacaacTAGACCGGCCttaaattaaacttaaaataaataactatttaaaataataaaaattatgtataGTATGACGATGTTAATGACAACTTTTTCAACAAAAGCATACAAAATTATATATGATTGTATAGTTTAATTAATTACACACAGAGTTTTCAGTTATTGCTCTCAAGTTAGACAAATTTAAAACGGCAATAGTGACTAAAATTATCTGGATCTCCACTACTTACCACATGTGAAAGAAAAGAAATTCTACAATATTTGCTGAAGATTCTTTGAAGGTAGAACAAAGCTTGAAAAATATGGAGTTAGATGTTAAACTTGTTTATTAGATTAATTGTTTCGATGATATAGTAATTTTGTTTTTGTAATTGTTATATGTTAGATGTTTTAAACTTCTTTTTGTGAGTTTCTTATGATCGGTATGAAATGAATCTTATTTTCTACTTGTTGCTATCAAAATTTGTCTGGAAAAATTTGGATTAATAATGACTTTGATTACCTGCTAAGAATGAGAGGAAAACGATTTGGATTGTCCAAAGTGTGCTCCTGGGGATCACTCTAATGAATTAGAGAATTTAGAAGGATTGTATGATCGCAACAGTAAAggagtgagtgagaatgagatgagATATTTTACCTTCCTCAAAGGGGTCCCTTTTATAGGCATTCAGGATACCTTCTTATTAAATTTCTTATTAATGGATATTTATATGGATCTCAGGAGTTACACTTTAACTATTAATATGTTACTAGGAAATAAAGATTGGTCTCTATTAACCCCTTACTTTAATTaatagacatcacttccttctaTTCATCCCTTGATGTTGTTTCATCTTTTGGTCTTATATAATTAATGTTGAGTTTAATGTTGGGGTTTTTTTAGTTTATATCAGTTGTCCCCTACTTTTAAGGCTTAAAGTTACCTTTTTGACTCAAAgtatattacatttattataaGTCTTTTTATTATCATGAGATTCAAATTAAGTCATCAAATGAACATTTTTGGGTCTCATGAGCAATGCTCATCAAACAGACATATACTTTGTTTAGTAGTGTCTATTTTTCATTGTCTTATAAGCGGTGCTTATCAAATAGACCAATTTTTAGACCTCTTAAGCGGTGGTCATCAAATGGACCAATTTTTTGTAAAGCAATGTCCTTCTCTCACATGTTTTGTGAGTGCTACTTATCATATAGACATTTTTGTGTCTCACAAGCGTTGCTTATCCGATGGGCCAATTTTTTGCCAAGTAATACTCGTCTCATATTGCTTCATAAGTGGTGCTCATCATATTGGCTTTTTTGTGTCTTATGAGCGCTACTCATCAAATGGGCCAATTTTCTGTCGAGCAATGTCCACCTCTTTGTTGCCTTATGAGCAGTGCTTATCAGATGGACCAATTTTTTTCCGAGCAATTCTTGTCTATTATTGCCTTATGAAGGTGTTCATCAAATGAGAATTTTTGGGtctcatgagcggtgctcatcataTGGGTCAATTTGTCATCGAGCAGTGCCTATTTTCTAGGTAGATTTCCCTAACATGATTCGCATCTTACGAAGTCTCGTGATCTGTACCACTTCTTTTTCTCCTATAAATAGTCCCTCTCACCTTTTCTTATTCTCCATATTTGAAAGGAAGTCTTTACTACAAGTATGTTCCCTTACTCCTCCTCGATGATTTCATCATTGTCTCTAACATGTTTTCTCTTCAAATTTGATCTGCTTCTTTTTGTGGTGATAACCTCCTCCAGGTTGATACATTTTTGAGTTTGTACCATTAGCTCTCCTATATCAGTTGAGGGTTTCCTCCCTATGGAATGTAAGGAGTCACAAGGTTTCAGAGTCATTATCAAGGCGGCTACTATTAGTCCATGGCCCAAGTTTCTAATCTCCAGAGTTGCATTGATAAAATGGCGCATGTACTCTTTCACCATCTCTTCCTCTCATTGAACATAAATCATAAGGTGAGCCAAAGTCTTCACAATCTacgtgttgactttttgagtctaatccttattttgatgctaacaaaatacatgtattttatgtatatacttagtacttgaacaggttataattcaacacacacataaagggACTGAAGATGGAAGCCAGAAGGGACTCAAAGAATACATCATCTAGCATATTCTatgaagtcaaaagagcaaagaagaaaaagaagacatttattatttcatttgtaatgcattttaggttattttggtctataataatgcatgacatgcttGATACGATTGTTAAGCTCAATAtcaaccatagactgaccttagggactataactttcatgaaaaatccttttcataaaaactaaaatcatacaaaaaggtttaaatcaTTTAGGGTTAAATCAGGGCAAAAACCTAAGTTTTCAATgtcctcgatcgaccgacctaCACAGGTTATAATCCCCTCCGTCGACTGACCATGCCTTAAGGGTGAAATGGTAATTTTGTTCAAGGTTAGCCGACCGGCCCAAAAATGAACATAAATGGACAGTCGACCGACCACAAAACTCTCGGCAAATCTAATGCTCAATCAATCGAGCTAAATGAACAAAATTTAGCCTTAGCTGACCGACCATTCAAGCCTAGCCGACTGGTCATTAGGATAGTCGACCGAGTCTTGATCTTTTGGAAATCGCCCAAGGCTAGCCGACTGGCCATTTCCCTAGTCGATTGATtgctttagaaatttgaattttcacTTAAACTTAGTTGACCGAAACTTGGGAAAATTTGAATTTCTGCTTTTGCTCAATAGATCGGCGAAGCCCTCAGTCTGCCGAACCTCTCGAGTCTAGGAATATTTTCAGCGCTAAACaggtttaatttttaattaaacaaacttTAAAATACCCTCTGTGTCTCTAAATGGtcaaaactttgaaaaatttatatatacccattccataagcataattagcaactttgattagccaagaaattctctaaaatattttgggttatttttaatcaaagtttCTCCAAACtccttttattgaaaattttttggggcaaattttttattctctcatactctcatttgctcttgcatttttgaaaaatctttttgaaagagagcattttatttgAGCATTTATTTCATCATTTGAAAGCATTTATTCTCACTTGTTCTTtagctttgaaaattatttttgagaataaactttgagtgtttcccaggttatttctttgataaatatttattgGGAAAACTCTTCGTAGCctttgaatctttgcacatctattgcaagattcaaaagctcatattgtattttttgtaaaaacatttttgagcATATCTCTTAacttctccaaacatttttattgcaaatctttgttggagaaaatatttattaCATTTAGATCTTTAAAGCTTTTATTGCATATTTCACTTAACATtaaagatcatatatatatatgtatatattacaaaaatattcttaagagcaaaaaccctaggttctcctacttcttattgaaaaatatttttggagaaatattttatagggtttaaatctttgactatttatcatatacataattttcaaagattgcaaatttattttgaaaacacccTTACTTTCTTttgcataaatcatatcatacggGAGTGCATTTATAGAGCTTCAACGTGTACACCCCTGCTTATTTTTCAGAAACattttttatgtacaaaaatgtgtTTATGTACCATTTTGCCTCATCTTGTAAATTGAGATGGGGAGACTCTTCCCCGTAAAGGAGTCCTGGTTTGACTCGAACCTAGTTAGGTGAGCTAGGATTTGCACCTTCTTATAAAGTGTGCACATTGTGGCTCAATCgggtaattgagctgaggtgtctCCGCCTTATAAGAAGAACTGATTGTGGCTCAGCCCTATAATTGAGTCGGGAGACTCCGCCCTGCAAGGAGTACTGGTAATGGCTCAACCCCGTAATTTGAgttggggagtctctgccccgtaaggagagtgtaaacgacttctgctctgcctggttaagtgagtagattagtgaaatccttagggggtatgcccaaggtgaggacgtaggtagtattgaccaaacctcgataacaaatctttgtgtctctctatctcatttaatcaCCGCACTTTAAatttcatatgtgtatgcttgcttacttatggttataattattttgcatgcacacatttaagttaaatgagatatgctccacatgtgtatgtttgcactcataacttaatcattttacatacacgtttatATTTTGAAcaggatatgatttgtggtgaatcggtacaaagtttaaattagtcaaatatttttaaaacctaattcactccctctcttgggatcacaccataactcacACTATGAAATGTACCACAAACTACAACTCCATCTCAAAGAAAGACCTAACCGGGCCAGACTTTAATGTTCGATATCATACTCTAACATTCCTCTTTAGGGTTGTTGTAAATGTTCGGCACATAATGACAATAGGTGCACATTTCAAATGTATCACCGTACCAACAGTGACATGTGGCACAGTCAAAGCCATGCATTTGGAGGCGACATGACACGATCCTGACCTTCTAATGTGTGTTTTCTCCAAACGGTCGGAACGCTGCCTCATCAGCAATTCGTGTCAAACCCCCAATGCTTATTGCAATTCTACCACCTAGCAAGTAACATCACGCTAATGTCACACTAgcacaatattttttaaaaaattaaaatgaaaaaaaaaaaaaccttcttcgCCGCATGTCACCACTATCAATTGACTCATGGTAGCTCTTCCTTGAACCGAATCAACCGGTTTAACCTAGACCAACTAGGGTGACTCGTTGACCAAGTTCAAACTGGTTGAATCGATCTTACTCCCCTTGAACCACCCgcattattttgaattttaaattagtttttaatttttaaaaaattggaaaaatagtaaaaaaaaaaaatcattaaaaatttaggaaaattacttttaaatcataaaaattatttgaattatttttgactcaaataaaaaaatataaaaataaataaaatggagtaaaaattctttaaaaatcctagaaaattgtAGGAAAATGCTAAAAACATTCATaaaaattcttaaatttttttgaaaaaatttgggaatgttttaaagacattttgcttgaattt
It contains:
- the LOC131153002 gene encoding protein NAR1 isoform X2, with the protein product MSEKFSATLRIGDLNDFIAPSQACVVSLKGLKATSAKQDKPEVKFDKVASASKPSSAEPVKISLKDCLACSGCITSAETVMLEKQSLDEFLANINKGKAVIVSLSPQSRTSLAVHFGVSPLQVFKKLTTFFKSLGVKAIFDTSCSRDLSLIEACNEFIARYRQSQSTDDKICKSTMPMLSSACPGWICYAEKTLGSYILPFVSSVKSPQQTIGSTIKHHICQKMGFRPDEVYHVTVMPCYDKKLEAARDDFAFPVESHGEHQIIIEVDSVLTSGEVLELIQLKAVDFNTLEESPLDKLLTNVNEEGHLYGVQGSSGGYAETVFRNAAKALFGREIKGPLNFKTIRNSDFREVTLEVEGETVLKFGLCYGFRNLQNIVRKIKIGKCDYHFLEVMACPSGCLNGGGQIKPKPGQSAKDLIQLLEAVYTEHVLVANPFENPLVKSLYNEWLEEPGSEKAKRYMHTEYHPIIKSITAQLHNW
- the LOC131153002 gene encoding protein NAR1 isoform X1 — its product is MSEKFSATLRIGDLNDFIAPSQACVVSLKGLKATSAKQDKPEVKFDKVASASKPSSAEPVKISLKDCLACSGCITSAETVMLEKQSLDEFLANINKGKAVIVSLSPQSRTSLAVHFGVSPLQVFKKLTTFFKSLGVKAIFDTSCSRDLSLIEACNEFIARYRQSQSTDDKICKSTMPMLSSACPGWICYAEKTLGSYILPFVSSVKSPQQTIGSTIKHHICQKMGFRPDEVYHVTVMPCYDKKLEAARDDFAFPVESHGEHQIIIEVDSVLTSGEVLELIQLKAVDFNTLEESPLDKLLTNVNEEGHLYGVQGSSGGYAETVFRNAAKALFGREIKGPLNFKTIRNSDFREVTLEVEGETVLKFGLCYGFRNLQNIVRKIKIGKCDYHFLEVMACPSGCLNGGGQIKPKPGQSAKDLIQLLEAVYTEHVSVRLSGYGFNFLFHSIKRLSLSLSLSLYLDLQIRTLLGDDYHLNSYRKKLLEIIE